The proteins below come from a single Streptomyces spongiicola genomic window:
- a CDS encoding helix-turn-helix domain-containing protein, which translates to MYAERASLLDGAVVWNSEPGPGPGPVMPVLPDGCMDLMWTDGRLLVAGPDTRAQPPDRTRSAYCGVRFAPGTGPALLGVPAHELRDLRVDLGDVWPARSVRPLAERVTEAPDRPAALETVALGRAADTAPPDPLLRAVVECLDAGATVAATAAAVGLGTRRLHRRSLDAFGYGPKTLGRVLRLQRALALVRDGVPYAEAALAAGCSDQPHLARETRDLAGLTLGRYVELTSGSRPANSDTSAPSGSRTIA; encoded by the coding sequence GTGTACGCCGAACGGGCTTCCCTGCTGGACGGAGCCGTCGTCTGGAACAGCGAGCCCGGCCCCGGCCCCGGTCCCGTCATGCCCGTTCTGCCCGACGGCTGCATGGACCTGATGTGGACCGACGGCCGACTGCTGGTCGCCGGACCGGACACCCGCGCGCAGCCGCCCGACCGCACCCGTTCCGCCTACTGCGGCGTGCGGTTCGCGCCGGGCACCGGTCCCGCCCTCCTCGGCGTCCCCGCGCACGAACTGCGCGACCTGCGCGTGGACCTCGGCGACGTCTGGCCCGCCCGCAGCGTGCGGCCGCTGGCGGAACGGGTCACCGAGGCACCGGACCGGCCGGCAGCGCTGGAGACCGTGGCACTCGGTCGCGCGGCCGACACCGCCCCGCCCGACCCGCTGCTGCGGGCCGTGGTGGAGTGTCTGGACGCGGGCGCCACCGTGGCGGCGACCGCCGCCGCCGTCGGGCTGGGCACCCGCAGACTGCACCGCCGCTCCCTGGACGCCTTCGGGTACGGGCCGAAGACGCTCGGCCGGGTGCTGCGGCTACAGCGTGCCCTGGCCCTGGTCCGGGACGGCGTGCCGTACGCCGAGGCCGCCCTGGCCGCGGGCTGCTCCGACCAGCCGCACCTCGCGCGCGAGACGAGGGACCTGGCCGGACTCACCCTCGGCCGCTACGTGGAGCTGACCTCCGGGTCCAGGCCCGCGAACAGCGACACCTCCGCACCGTCCGGGTCGAGGACGATCGCGTAG
- a CDS encoding VOC family protein, with translation MTPRLDAVGLVVSDMAASLAFYRRLGITIPEGAESAPHVEAVLPGGPRVLFDTEDTIRSFDPGWTRPEGRDRVGLAFLCDSPAEVDKTYEELVEAGHRGHLAPWDAFWGQRYAIVLDPDGAEVSLFAGLDPEVSST, from the coding sequence ATGACTCCACGACTCGATGCGGTCGGCCTGGTCGTCTCCGACATGGCCGCCTCGCTCGCCTTCTACCGCCGGCTCGGCATCACCATCCCCGAGGGGGCCGAGTCCGCCCCGCACGTCGAGGCCGTGCTGCCCGGTGGGCCGCGTGTGCTGTTCGACACCGAGGACACCATCCGTTCCTTCGACCCCGGCTGGACACGCCCCGAGGGCAGGGACCGGGTGGGGCTCGCCTTCCTCTGCGACAGCCCGGCCGAGGTGGACAAGACGTACGAGGAACTCGTCGAGGCAGGACACCGCGGCCATCTCGCTCCCTGGGACGCGTTCTGGGGCCAGCGCTACGCGATCGTCCTCGACCCGGACGGTGCGGAGGTGTCGCTGTTCGCGGGCCTGGACCCGGAGGTCAGCTCCACGTAG
- a CDS encoding sensor histidine kinase produces the protein MSDVLLIAFIAFLGAAAAGLVGAVLLRMLRRRSVTVSLTVVAGVTVMAMLAGTLAVARAMFLSPHDLTVVTTVVAMAAVVSLATALLLGRWVVARSRELARAARTFGEEGSFAVPGREATAELAELGRELAATSARLAESRERERALEASRRELVAWISHDLRTPLAGLRAMSEALEDGVVQDPQRYFRQIRAEVERMNRMVGDLFELSRIHAGALALTPTRISAHDLVGEALAGAGPLAREHGVRLVGDRVEPVPIEVDAEEMTRVLANLLVNAIRRTPSDGTVAVAAERREGSVVLSVTDGCGGIPEEDLPRVFDTGWRGTEARTPPAGAGLGLAIVRGIVEAHEGRAGVHNVSGGCRFEVTLPAAP, from the coding sequence GTGAGCGACGTGCTCCTCATCGCCTTCATCGCCTTCCTCGGCGCTGCCGCGGCCGGCCTGGTCGGTGCCGTGCTGCTGCGGATGCTGCGCCGGCGGTCCGTCACCGTCTCGCTGACCGTGGTCGCCGGTGTGACCGTCATGGCCATGCTCGCCGGAACCCTGGCCGTCGCCCGGGCCATGTTCCTGTCCCCGCACGATCTGACCGTCGTCACCACGGTCGTCGCGATGGCCGCGGTCGTGTCCCTCGCCACGGCCCTGCTGCTCGGCCGGTGGGTGGTCGCCCGCAGCCGCGAACTCGCCCGCGCAGCGCGCACCTTCGGGGAGGAGGGCAGCTTCGCCGTCCCCGGACGCGAGGCCACGGCGGAACTCGCGGAGCTGGGCCGGGAACTCGCCGCGACCAGCGCCAGGCTCGCCGAGTCCCGTGAGCGTGAACGTGCCCTGGAAGCCTCCCGGCGGGAACTCGTCGCCTGGATCTCGCATGATCTGCGCACCCCGCTGGCCGGGCTGCGGGCCATGTCGGAGGCCCTGGAGGACGGGGTCGTCCAGGACCCCCAGCGGTACTTCCGGCAGATCCGCGCCGAGGTCGAGCGGATGAACCGGATGGTCGGAGACCTCTTCGAGCTGTCCCGTATCCACGCCGGCGCTCTCGCCCTCACCCCCACCCGGATCTCCGCGCACGACCTGGTAGGCGAGGCACTGGCGGGAGCCGGACCGCTGGCCCGGGAGCACGGGGTGCGGCTCGTCGGCGACCGGGTCGAGCCGGTGCCGATCGAGGTCGACGCCGAGGAGATGACACGCGTCCTGGCCAACCTGCTGGTCAACGCGATCCGGCGGACCCCCTCCGACGGGACGGTCGCGGTCGCCGCCGAACGCCGTGAGGGTTCCGTCGTACTGTCCGTGACCGACGGCTGCGGCGGTATCCCCGAGGAGGACCTGCCGCGGGTCTTCGACACCGGCTGGCGCGGAACCGAGGCCCGTACCCCTCCCGCCGGGGCGGGCCTCGGCCTTGCGATCGTCCGGGGCATCGTGGAGGCCCACGAGGGCCGCGCCGGAGTCCACAACGTGTCGGGCGGCTGCCGCTTCGAGGTGACCCTGCCCGCCGCTCCGTGA
- a CDS encoding cupin domain-containing protein, with product MTTHAGASAGACTTSAEGLLVPPGHGRTLRAAAQEVTFKVTGERSRVSSSFEVVVPPGFDVGAHVHARSEELFYVLEGELEMLAFEPRVRTGGDWRDWESPGGGRPVRAGPGTVVVVPPGCPHAFANRTGKPARMFFQASPPPDHERYFEELIGILDRAGPPDHEAIAELRSRYDIEQLTPLRHGA from the coding sequence GTGACCACCCATGCCGGGGCGTCGGCAGGCGCCTGCACCACGTCGGCCGAGGGACTGCTCGTGCCCCCGGGCCACGGCCGCACGCTGCGCGCGGCGGCCCAGGAGGTCACCTTCAAGGTCACCGGTGAGCGCTCCCGGGTGTCGTCCAGCTTCGAGGTGGTCGTCCCTCCCGGCTTCGATGTCGGGGCGCATGTGCACGCCCGCAGCGAGGAGCTGTTCTACGTGCTCGAGGGCGAGTTGGAGATGCTCGCCTTCGAACCGCGGGTGCGCACGGGCGGCGACTGGCGGGACTGGGAGTCCCCGGGCGGCGGACGCCCGGTGCGGGCGGGACCGGGCACGGTCGTCGTCGTGCCGCCCGGCTGCCCGCACGCGTTCGCCAACCGGACGGGGAAGCCGGCGAGGATGTTCTTCCAGGCGTCCCCGCCGCCCGACCACGAGCGGTACTTCGAGGAGTTGATCGGCATCCTGGACAGGGCCGGCCCGCCCGACCACGAGGCGATCGCCGAACTCCGCTCCCGCTACGACATCGAGCAGCTCACGCCCCTGCGCCACGGGGCCTGA
- a CDS encoding cytochrome P450 encodes MRDRASTRTTRAPAATGPATTEPGASEPGATGTATTEPGASEPGATEPGASEPGASGPGATGTTASEPVPPVRFWPVRELTGVEFDPDLAALMREGPVTRIRLPHGEGWAWLVSRHADVRTVTNDPRLSRRAVAGSDVTRLAPHFIPVDGAVGFEDPPDHTRLRRAVAPAFTSGGVERLRERAGAMLDELVDGVLRDGPPADLVARVLAPFPLAVVCELMGVPAEDRPAMHEWTSLILSSAEGAGRSERARNAMCGHFERLLAERHGTGGEDVIGLLSAAVADGEITGAEAVGLALLIQIGGEAVTNNTGNMAYLLLTRPELMDRLRREPGVRATAVDELLRWIPHRNGVGLCRIATEDLTVGGRRIRRGEAVYVSYLAANRDPEVFSDPDGIALDRSPNPHVAFGYGPHYCVGALLARLETELLFAALVDRFPGMRLAVPEEELRWRPGALIRGPEGLPVVW; translated from the coding sequence ATGCGGGACAGGGCTTCCACCAGGACGACGCGGGCACCGGCCGCGACCGGACCGGCGACGACCGAACCGGGGGCATCCGAACCGGGGGCGACCGGAACGGCGACGACCGAACCCGGTGCATCCGAACCGGGGGCGACCGAACCGGGGGCATCCGAACCCGGTGCATCCGGACCGGGGGCGACCGGAACTACGGCATCCGAACCGGTCCCCCCGGTCCGCTTCTGGCCGGTACGTGAGCTGACCGGCGTGGAGTTCGATCCGGACCTCGCGGCGCTGATGCGGGAGGGCCCCGTGACCCGGATCAGGCTCCCCCACGGCGAGGGATGGGCCTGGCTGGTGTCGCGCCACGCGGACGTACGGACCGTGACGAACGATCCGCGCCTCAGCCGCAGGGCGGTCGCCGGCAGCGATGTCACCCGGCTGGCACCGCACTTCATCCCGGTGGACGGGGCCGTCGGCTTCGAGGACCCGCCCGACCACACCCGGCTGCGCCGTGCCGTCGCCCCCGCGTTCACCAGCGGCGGCGTGGAGCGGCTGCGCGAGCGTGCCGGGGCCATGCTCGACGAACTCGTCGACGGGGTCCTGCGCGACGGGCCGCCGGCCGACCTCGTGGCGCGGGTCCTCGCGCCGTTCCCGCTGGCCGTCGTCTGCGAACTGATGGGCGTGCCCGCCGAGGACCGGCCGGCGATGCACGAGTGGACCTCGCTGATCCTGTCCTCAGCCGAGGGCGCCGGGCGCAGCGAGCGGGCCAGGAACGCGATGTGCGGCCACTTCGAGCGGCTGCTGGCCGAGCGGCACGGCACCGGCGGGGAGGACGTGATCGGGCTGCTGTCCGCGGCCGTCGCCGACGGCGAGATCACCGGGGCCGAGGCCGTCGGGCTGGCACTGCTGATCCAGATCGGGGGCGAGGCGGTCACCAACAACACCGGGAACATGGCGTACCTGCTGCTGACCAGGCCCGAGCTGATGGACCGGCTGCGCAGGGAACCCGGGGTGCGTGCCACGGCCGTCGACGAACTGCTGCGGTGGATACCGCACCGCAACGGGGTCGGGCTGTGCCGCATCGCGACGGAGGACCTGACCGTCGGCGGCCGGCGGATCCGCCGCGGCGAGGCCGTCTACGTCTCCTACCTCGCCGCCAACCGGGATCCGGAGGTCTTCTCCGACCCGGACGGGATCGCACTGGACCGAAGCCCCAACCCCCATGTGGCGTTCGGATACGGCCCGCACTACTGCGTCGGGGCGCTGCTCGCCCGGCTGGAGACCGAGTTGCTGTTCGCCGCCCTGGTCGACCGCTTCCCAGGGATGCGTCTGGCCGTGCCGGAGGAGGAACTGCGCTGGCGGCCGGGCGCGTTGATCCGGGGCCCCGAGGGATTGCCGGTGGTCTGGTGA
- a CDS encoding type III polyketide synthase: protein MATLCRPAVSVPEHVITMEQTLDLARAVHADHPQLDLALRLIRNTGVEKRHLLRPIEETLRHPGFEHRNAVYESEAKARVPAVIEQALAEAELRAVDIDVIIYVSCTGFMMPSLTAWLINSMGFRTDARQVPIAQLGCAAGGAAVNRAHDFCTAYPEANALVVACEFCSLCYQPTDLDVGNLLSNGLFGDGLAAAVVRGRGGRGVALERNGSYLVRDTEDWIAYDVRSTGFHFKLDRRVPGTMEPLAPALKALAAEHGWDAASLDFYIIHAGGPRILDDLGKYLGVPSEAFRFSRATLTQYGNIASAVVLDALRRLFDEGSTRHSARGILAGFGPGITAEMSLGRWTEAQMTAPVGRS, encoded by the coding sequence ATGGCCACTCTGTGCCGACCGGCGGTGTCCGTACCCGAACACGTGATCACCATGGAGCAGACGCTGGACCTGGCGCGGGCCGTCCACGCGGACCATCCACAACTGGACCTGGCGCTTCGCCTGATCCGGAACACGGGGGTGGAGAAGCGGCATCTGCTGCGGCCGATCGAGGAGACCCTGAGGCATCCCGGCTTCGAACACCGCAACGCCGTCTACGAGTCCGAGGCGAAGGCCCGGGTGCCGGCCGTGATCGAACAGGCGCTGGCAGAGGCCGAACTCAGAGCCGTCGACATAGACGTGATCATCTATGTGTCGTGCACCGGCTTCATGATGCCGTCGCTCACCGCCTGGCTGATCAATTCCATGGGCTTCCGCACGGACGCGCGCCAGGTGCCGATCGCGCAGCTCGGCTGCGCGGCCGGCGGGGCGGCGGTCAACCGGGCCCACGACTTCTGCACGGCGTATCCGGAGGCCAACGCCCTCGTGGTGGCCTGCGAGTTCTGCTCGCTGTGCTACCAGCCGACCGATCTGGACGTCGGAAACCTGCTGTCCAACGGGCTCTTCGGTGACGGACTCGCCGCTGCCGTGGTGCGCGGCCGGGGCGGCCGCGGTGTCGCCCTGGAGCGCAACGGCTCCTATCTGGTGCGGGACACCGAGGACTGGATCGCCTACGACGTGCGCTCCACCGGCTTCCATTTCAAGCTGGACCGGCGGGTTCCGGGCACCATGGAACCGCTGGCGCCGGCGCTCAAGGCGCTCGCGGCCGAACACGGCTGGGACGCGGCCTCGCTGGACTTCTACATCATCCACGCGGGCGGTCCGCGCATCCTCGACGACCTGGGGAAGTACCTGGGGGTGCCGTCCGAGGCGTTCCGGTTCAGCCGGGCCACGCTCACCCAGTACGGGAACATAGCCAGCGCCGTCGTCCTCGACGCCCTGCGCCGGCTGTTCGACGAGGGCTCGACCCGCCACTCCGCGCGCGGCATCCTCGCCGGCTTCGGCCCCGGCATCACCGCCGAGATGAGTCTGGGGCGCTGGACCGAGGCCCAGATGACGGCCCCCGTGGGGAGGAGCTGA
- a CDS encoding cytochrome P450, whose translation MKTPEAGAPAVAEPVPAGGEGVRHWDLEDLRALDFDPFLAAVLREEPVARIRLPYGEGTAWLVTRHDDVKSVASDSRFSRRALADRDVTSGSPHAIAARHASLNYTDPPRLTTMRRVVARAFTGAGMERLRPLAQRTADALLDEMERHGPPADLVRHLHGPFPLCVVGDLLGLPQEDRTRMVRWTDVIMAPAPDPARSQEGRRSVREVVGALLARRRAEPADDLAGVLAAAASDGEISDDEALSMATAILVSGAHAVRNNSANMVYALLTRPEQLARLRAEPGLLPRAVEELLRYIPHRNGVGLPRIATEDVEIGGVRIRAGEAVYCSYLAANRDPEVFPDPHTLDFDRPPVPHLSFGFGPHHCVGPMLARMESEVMLGTLLRRCPRLALAVPPEEIAWQRGALIRGPKSLPVSW comes from the coding sequence GTGAAGACGCCAGAAGCCGGGGCACCGGCCGTGGCCGAACCCGTCCCTGCGGGGGGCGAGGGCGTTCGCCACTGGGACCTCGAGGACCTGAGGGCCCTGGACTTCGACCCGTTCCTGGCCGCGGTCCTCCGTGAGGAGCCGGTGGCGCGCATCCGCCTGCCGTACGGTGAGGGCACAGCCTGGCTCGTGACGCGACACGACGACGTCAAATCGGTCGCCTCGGACTCCCGGTTCAGCCGCCGGGCCCTCGCCGACCGGGACGTGACCAGCGGATCCCCCCACGCCATCGCCGCACGGCACGCCTCCCTCAACTACACGGACCCACCGCGTCTCACGACCATGCGCCGGGTCGTCGCCCGCGCCTTCACCGGCGCCGGAATGGAGCGGCTGAGACCCCTGGCCCAGCGGACCGCCGACGCACTGCTGGACGAGATGGAGCGGCACGGGCCGCCGGCCGATCTCGTGCGGCACCTGCACGGGCCGTTCCCGCTGTGCGTCGTCGGCGATCTGCTGGGGCTGCCCCAGGAGGACCGCACCAGGATGGTCCGGTGGACGGATGTCATCATGGCGCCGGCGCCGGACCCGGCCCGCAGCCAGGAAGGCAGGAGATCCGTCCGCGAGGTCGTCGGGGCCCTCCTCGCCCGGAGGCGCGCGGAGCCCGCGGACGACCTGGCCGGTGTGCTCGCGGCAGCCGCGTCCGACGGGGAGATCAGCGACGACGAAGCGCTGTCGATGGCCACCGCGATCCTGGTGAGCGGGGCGCACGCGGTCCGCAACAACAGCGCGAACATGGTGTACGCGCTTCTCACCCGTCCGGAGCAACTGGCCCGGCTGCGTGCCGAGCCCGGGCTGCTGCCGCGCGCGGTCGAGGAACTGCTGCGTTACATCCCGCACCGCAACGGGGTGGGCCTGCCCAGGATCGCCACCGAGGACGTCGAGATCGGCGGTGTGCGCATCAGGGCCGGTGAGGCGGTCTACTGCTCGTACCTGGCCGCGAACCGGGATCCCGAGGTCTTTCCCGACCCGCACACCCTCGACTTCGACCGCCCGCCGGTCCCGCATCTGTCGTTCGGGTTCGGCCCGCACCACTGCGTGGGCCCCATGCTGGCGCGGATGGAGTCCGAGGTGATGCTCGGGACGCTGCTGCGGCGCTGCCCGCGGCTGGCCCTCGCGGTTCCCCCGGAGGAGATCGCCTGGCAGCGGGGCGCGCTGATCCGCGGGCCGAAGTCCCTCCCGGTGAGTTGGTGA
- a CDS encoding acyl-CoA carboxylase subunit epsilon yields the protein MDVDLRVVRGAPDAEELAAVMAVLTLVARRRRADPAAAGGGTPDGGTPDGGPRRAHWDRARGAGFRPCGSWRERDRTVTAFDPGGR from the coding sequence GTGGACGTGGATCTGCGCGTCGTGCGCGGCGCTCCGGACGCCGAGGAACTGGCCGCCGTGATGGCCGTGCTGACCCTCGTCGCCCGCCGCCGCAGGGCGGACCCCGCCGCCGCGGGCGGCGGCACACCTGACGGCGGCACACCTGACGGTGGACCGCGTCGGGCCCACTGGGACCGCGCGCGGGGTGCCGGCTTCCGGCCCTGCGGCTCCTGGCGGGAACGGGACCGGACGGTGACGGCGTTCGACCCGGGCGGCCGCTGA
- a CDS encoding VOC family protein, which yields MPGTPCWVSLATRDMRAAQDFYGAVFGWGFGPDRRTEGHVVAHADGEPVAGLVESAQSMGVRLPVAWTAYFVADSADAAAARVRERGGTVAVGPLAFGRGRTAWAADPLDAAFGIWEGPAAPGWQAGRGTGAVAWLELHTRDPFASALFYGGVFEWDAHPDVIDVRYEHDRVMLRAGGRTVAGMYGGVPDSADAAIHPRWHVHFCRDDVDAAAARAAAAHGTVVAPPRDTPLGRTATILDPEGGLFHLSSVDGETS from the coding sequence GTGCCGGGCACTCCGTGCTGGGTGAGCCTGGCGACGCGGGACATGCGGGCCGCACAGGACTTCTACGGCGCGGTGTTCGGCTGGGGGTTCGGGCCCGACCGCCGGACCGAGGGGCATGTGGTCGCCCATGCGGACGGCGAGCCGGTCGCCGGTCTCGTGGAGTCCGCGCAGAGCATGGGGGTACGGCTGCCGGTCGCCTGGACTGCGTACTTCGTGGCCGACAGTGCCGACGCGGCGGCGGCACGCGTGCGGGAGCGGGGCGGGACGGTCGCCGTGGGGCCGCTGGCGTTCGGTCGGGGGAGGACGGCCTGGGCCGCCGACCCGCTGGACGCGGCGTTCGGCATCTGGGAAGGGCCGGCCGCACCGGGGTGGCAGGCCGGACGGGGAACCGGCGCCGTGGCGTGGCTGGAGCTGCACACGCGGGACCCGTTCGCGTCCGCGCTGTTCTACGGCGGGGTGTTCGAGTGGGACGCCCATCCGGACGTCATCGATGTGCGCTACGAACACGACCGGGTGATGCTCCGCGCCGGCGGCCGTACGGTGGCGGGGATGTACGGCGGTGTTCCGGACTCCGCCGACGCGGCGATCCACCCGCGGTGGCACGTCCACTTCTGCCGGGACGACGTGGACGCCGCGGCGGCCCGGGCGGCCGCGGCGCACGGAACCGTCGTGGCACCCCCGCGGGACACACCGCTCGGGCGGACGGCGACGATCCTCGACCCCGAAGGCGGCCTGTTCCATCTGTCGTCCGTCGACGGCGAGACCTCCTGA
- the rsgA gene encoding ribosome small subunit-dependent GTPase A yields MPGRVARVDRGRCDVVTEAGTVRADTAFVTPHDPLRVICTGDWAAVDPEGGTPRYVRACLPRRTAFVRSTSSRRSEGQILAANVDHAVIAVSLAVELDLGRIERFLALAWESGAQPLVVLTKADLVPDPTALSYLVQDVETTAPGVQVLPVSSLTGEGTDVLAAVVSGGTSVLLGVSGAGKSTLANTLLGEDAMEVRSTRDVDGKGRHTTTTRNLLVLPGGGVLIDTPGLRGVGLFDAGTGVGEVFSEIENLAQDCRFHDCAHEAEPDCAVLAALADGSLPERRLDSYRKLVRENQRIVAKTDARLRAEIRRDWKRKHAEGRAAGEAKRGGRLR; encoded by the coding sequence GTGCCCGGGCGGGTCGCACGGGTGGACCGGGGCCGGTGCGACGTCGTCACCGAGGCCGGAACCGTCCGCGCCGACACGGCGTTCGTCACGCCGCACGACCCGCTGCGTGTGATCTGCACCGGCGACTGGGCGGCCGTCGACCCCGAGGGCGGCACCCCCCGGTATGTACGGGCCTGTCTGCCGCGGCGCACCGCCTTCGTGCGCTCCACCTCGTCCCGTCGGTCCGAGGGGCAGATCCTCGCGGCCAACGTCGACCACGCGGTCATCGCGGTCTCACTCGCCGTCGAACTCGACCTGGGACGGATCGAACGCTTCCTGGCGCTCGCCTGGGAGAGCGGGGCGCAGCCACTCGTCGTCCTCACCAAGGCCGACCTGGTGCCGGACCCGACCGCCCTGTCGTACCTGGTGCAGGACGTGGAGACCACGGCGCCCGGTGTCCAGGTGCTGCCGGTCAGCTCGCTGACCGGCGAGGGTACGGACGTCCTGGCGGCGGTCGTCTCCGGCGGTACGAGCGTGCTGCTCGGCGTCTCCGGAGCGGGCAAGTCCACGCTGGCGAACACACTGCTCGGCGAGGACGCCATGGAGGTGCGGTCCACGCGTGACGTGGACGGGAAGGGCCGTCACACCACGACGACCCGGAACCTCCTCGTACTTCCCGGTGGCGGTGTGCTCATCGACACCCCCGGTCTGCGGGGCGTCGGACTCTTCGACGCCGGCACGGGAGTGGGGGAGGTCTTCTCGGAGATCGAGAACCTGGCCCAGGACTGCCGCTTCCACGACTGCGCCCATGAGGCGGAGCCGGACTGCGCCGTGCTCGCGGCGCTCGCCGACGGATCGCTGCCGGAACGGCGGCTTGACAGCTATCGCAAGCTCGTCCGCGAGAACCAGCGCATCGTCGCCAAGACCGACGCCCGGCTGCGGGCGGAGATCCGCCGGGACTGGAAGCGCAAGCACGCGGAGGGCCGCGCGGCGGGCGAGGCGAAGCGGGGCGGCCGGCTGCGCTGA